A window of Phragmites australis chromosome 2, lpPhrAust1.1, whole genome shotgun sequence genomic DNA:
AAAATTTCGTTGTACTGTGCCATGATGCTATCAACAATACTCCGAAGATCGTTATCGCCAGCATGAGCATTGACTGAAGCCCTCAACTCATTTATATGCTTGTTGTGCTCCTCCAACCAGCGTGCATACTCCATGTCGAACGCCAAAGCTCCTACAAATCAGAGGACATGAACACAGAGGGCACTGGCAGTATGATGGTATCAAACAAACAATAATTCAAATCGTAGCACTCCTTGTAAACTTCTAATCATAAACAAGCTACAATAATTCCTTAGGAACTCAAGCATGTGTGAAATGCTATGGTAACTTGTTTCAGTTGTTAGCTGTGTCTACCTTATTTTACTCCTAACTAAGTGTTAAGGAGCATCCAAGAAAAGGGCTAACTGAAGTCCCATAATGAAATATAGTACACAGCACCATGTGTATTAACCTAAAACTTTTAGAAAGAGTCATGGGAGTGTACTATTACCATTTCCGCTCGTTgattgaggttgatctccagaCATCGAAATAAAAATACCCTGAAGAATTACACATTGGTCAAAATATGGACAGCATGTACAACTCTCGAAACTTCTTTCAAATAATGAATGTAAATAGAAGAACCTGCTGACGAGCCCGCTGAAGCTCTTGCTCTAACTGAGTAAGTTTCAGTCTGCTACTCTCAAGGTTTTGGACGTATGCCTGACGAAAACATAAGGTGAAACAGTGCAAATCAATTCTACAAAATGGTGCAAAAAAAGATGCATAGAAGAGAAGGGGAAAAGGTAGTGTCAtagcagtggcggagcttggaCTCAAAATTAGAAGGGGCCAACACTAAGTAATAGGTAAATTAAGCAAGGTAGAGGGTGGCCACTTTGAAGCTTAATCAACAATATTGCCTAAATACTACTACTTTTACAATGTCGTTgcacaaatgtttttttttgtggggggggggggggcgcctCAATGAAGCTCTGCCTCTGGGTCATAGCCAAAGAAATGTTTTGATTGAATCTACAACCGTAAGTATGATAACAAGCTAGGCACACGACACTGTGTGGAAAATGGATACATGGTCTACTAATAGAGCTCATGTGTAAAATAATATGTAATACTCTGTTTAAATGAAGAGATATCTCAAAATGAAGTAGCATCAAGAGTGATACCACGCTACGAGATGAGAGCACCACATAAATGGAATCTGATAGGAGTGCAAATTTCAGTAACACACCAACTCACCTTCTTTCTTAAACGGCTTTTCCTGGCAGCTTCACGATTTTGGGCAAGACGGCGAAGTGTCtggttgtaaaaaaaaaacttttgcttTCAGCAGTGGATTATCACATCGACAaagcatcatatatatatagtgatatGAGTACCTTCTGATCTAGTTTGTCCCTTGATCTGTCACTAGAATCAGAAGCTGTGGGGCCAGCAAGCAGTCCTTGTTCAAACTGACAGGCAGACAAAAACCAATATGCTTCAGTATAAGCTGATCAATGTTACTTAAAGATGAACATAAATACAAAGCATTCTTTCCAACAATAATTGCAGTAACACTGTTAGTGGGAGGTATAATTCGATTGATTACTTGGTTAAGGAGGATGAATATACACCAAGCTTCCAAATGTGAAAAGAATGTTGTCGGCAACTAGGCAACAACCAAAATGCATGCAATATTTCATCAAAGATTGAGGGGAAATTGTACCGGTACATGCAATGGCTTTATCTAATGCACCACCCATATTATTTGTGCAAGGGAACCTTAATGCCTAAAATTTGTTCAGGGCATTTATGCATATGTATGATATTGAAATATCAAAGCATGTAGGTTTCAAACTCAAACAATTCTTTATAAACACCTCACAAACCTCCAAAAACTGAGTATGAACAGTTCTGCAAACATCAAGCATGTCATGACTGTCGCAATAAAATAGACCGACAAAGCAGTGAACTGAGAATGGTCGGTACCATCTGATTCCTCTCATCAGTGTCTGGATCTGTTGACGTGTCAGTCCTGGGACTATCAGCCATAGCTAACTCTTCCCAGTTCTCGATGTTACCAGTTGTTAAAGCCACCAGATTTGGCTGTGCTCCTGTTTGCTGTGTTAGCGACTGAGGGCCAATTCTTGCTGCTGATGTTGCGGCTGCTGTAGTATTTATATGAGACGGAGAAATAGGCTACAAAGAGTAAAGCAAATCTGCGTCAACTCTGGATATGGATGGAACATCACTTAATTAACGGGTGTTTGATCTGTGACCAGAAATTGTCAGTGTGTGGCCTGCATACCTTTCCGTAACTTCCAAACTGAAGAGGATCGTTGTTAACTGTATGAGTATTTGGCTTCAGATTGAACGAAGTGTCTGAATataagaaaataaaggagaagcagTCAAACTATGGGCAATGAAACAAAAAATTTAGTACCTCatgtacatcagtcaaactatgggcaatcaaacaaaaaatttagTACCTCATGCACATCCATAGAACTACTCTACTGTCTGTTTGAAAAGGATTGCAATTACGTACAGCCAAAACACTTATGCAAAAGCCCACTCACCAAAATATGGAAAACTCACAACCCGTGACATTTTCATGTTACTGATAAACTAAAGATAGCCAAGATACCTTCTACTCAACTGGTGGAGCATGCAGCGATTGTGCTCACAAGTTTGGCAGCATACAGTAGCAATGCTTGCAAAGGTGACACCTCTATTCAACAGCGTGGAGAATCTCCCTAAGATACATTGGCTAGTGGAGGTGGTTGTCACCCAACCAACCAGGGTTTGATTCTCACCTTCTACATATTAATGCTAGGGTGGACGTCTCTCCCCCtaatcgagttttttttattattcaacaGCGTGCAGCGATTGTGCTCAAGAGTGTGGCAGCACACAGTGGCAATGCTTGCAAAAGTGACACCTCTGCTGCGTATGGTGGAAGAACACATTGTAATCCCAGTTTTACAGCTTACAGGTACAACAAAGTAAACAacaataatatcttttgtaactATTGTAAGCAAAAATACCAACAATTGAGCAATGAAATAAAACTAGGTATCAGGATTCAGGAATGGAAGGCCAGATGCCTATGagtatattattattttctcaaaGCAGAAAAAATGCACGTTACTAATAATTGAAGTTCCTAGACCAACAAAACAACAGATGTAAAATGTAATTTCTAGCATATTTGATCGAGAACTGAAATACATACTTGTACTAAGATTAGCAAGATCTTCTATTCGAAATCCAGCAGACTGTGCAAGCGCACCGAAGTCAGTAACTCGAGAAGGTTGCATGATGTTCACATCTGTGTGGCTGAAAAGCATCGTTCACCAAAATTAGATACTggtcataaaaaaatatgtatttacaacaagcacttttcttttccttctttttttttgtcttgattCACAAACACACACCTAAATCTGTCACGCAATGTCCTTTCTGCAACAGTCAATAGAGCAATCTATACATTTATTTTTGGAACATCTGGGTCTGTACCATCAAAAGATCCAcactaagtttttctttttctttttcccttacATTAACCACTCTTTGACATTCAATTGCATTGGTTGCAAACTTTTGTGAGTATTTACTACAGTAACCATCAAAGGGGCCATGGATACAGACAGTAACGGGCAAGAACTTAAATTTCGTTCAGAACCAGTTTCTTCAACACATACCGATTGAGACTTTGAAAGATCCTGCCAGGAAATATGCAAAGCTTAGCCAAAGTCCATATTTTCTACCCCATACTTTGGCGTATTCGCTAGTCCATAGTTCACCCAAAATACATAGTAGTACTACTCCATATGAGTCCGATTGCGCGTGCCCAACTCTTAGAGCCTTAGAGGCCCCTCTTCTCCTTTCATGGAGATCGGACCTGCCACCGTGATAATCTGCGGCGCCCTGGTTGGGGACACATATGTGGTCCAGTTATCAGTGACAACAAGCCAAGCCCCTTACAGTTGACCAGGGGCAAGCTGCCAAACTGTTAGGCCAGTGAGTGAGGCAGCATAGCAAATGAATGAAATCATTGCTCGTCTCGGTCCTTAGACTGCCAACAAAAACTTGCTACTGCTAAAAAAGTTATCACCTAATGATTGCAGCACATGAGGTAAAGGTCTAATCTAATCAGAAAAGCAATCAGCTTTTTCCTCCTGGAAAGCAGAGGCAATCAACACTGCAATCTATGCTCTGTGAGTGCCATGGTCAATTTAACTAGTAATCAACAGTCAGGGCTCGTGTCATGCAGATGCAAGTGAAACAAACAGAGAGCATGAAGAATTGGAGGAGAGGTAAATGGGAGACAAAACCAAAGGGAatggagaggggggggggggtgtccaAGAACAAGTGCGGTGGCGCGGGAACGTACATGGCGTGCTGAGGCCCAAAGCTCGGCATCGCCCCGCCCGCatcttccgccgccgccgcccctcctcgCCTACTTTCCATCCGCCACCATCAATCAGCATGCAACCCCCGGCGCCGCCATCGCCTCACCTCGCAGGCTCACACATCAAAACAACCATCTCAAGAAGAAGCAAGGATTCTCTCTCCAAGATACACCAACACCaacaccgccgccaccaccagcaGGGTCCTGTCCAAAAAGTTTGGACTTTTGCGCCCGATCAGTTCAGCGATTTGACAGGGCTGCGAGGtgggaggtgaggaggagggtGAAGCGGTGGCGGGTTGAGGAAGCGACCGGTTGTGTTTGGGGGAAGGGAAGAGGAGGAAATGGAGGAGGGCCCGTCCACTCCACAGGCGGCAGCAGAGGTTGCCAATGCCTCGAACTGCGGCCATTTTATAATGATTTCTTGGGCTCGTGAGTCCCACCGGAGAAGTGACGTTCGGACCATACCAGTCTCTAGGCGGGAGCCATCCCCTGCATCCGCACCTGCAGTAGCCCAGGACATCTTTCGTTATTATCTCTATctgttatattttatttttctcggcatattttttaaaagattttattcttatttttttatcttacaATATTTAAAACAATAACTTATTCTCTCCTTTAAAAACTAGTTCTTCGAGATTTTTCTATATGTGAGTAAAATTATACTTTACGTCATGTCCATCTTCACTCATGTTCAATCTTGCAACAATAAAAACTTGCTAATATCTATAACTATTAGAGTTGCCTGGAGGCTCATCCCCGATCTACCAGCGCTAGAGGATTCAGGATTTGTCCCTGTTCATCGCAGACATAATAACGTATGGATTGGCAAATCCTCAATTTTCCCTTTGTTAATATGTTTGGTGAGTTATGCCCCTTTCAAGAGCGGGACTAGTATAATTGTATTGAGTTTTCTACTCAAACTTTGCAGCGTTGTCTTGTGTGAGTTTGATCGAGCCAAGCTAGTGTTTTTAAGGAACATAGTATAATAcgtacatatatgtacatactcTTATGATCTGTATATACATTTGTATAACATTTATTGAAGACTAGCATTATATTTACTATCGACGGTTACTTCACTTACtattaaaagaaaattctattTTGATGAGATATATAATGAGCAAACTTAAATTTAATCCCTGATAGTTAGGAATATAATCACCTCCACTTACCATCCAAACCAAAGCTTGATTCTCACCAAGATAGTGTTTAGCTACAACACACATTTAAAACTTACATGTGAGTGTTTTAGACTTATGACATgcatacatattttttataaaaaatatctgAATATAAGCATTTTATTCCAATTTTAGATTGTTTTCACATGTACTTGCAATGCTTATACGTGACCTATTTCAATATGTACCAAAAACAAGGAACAATTTACGATTTGCCACTGAATAAGTACATGTTCTATGATATGGGtctggacccacatgtcattaaCACACTGATGATATATCGTAGAACAGATAACTTATTCAGTGATAAATAGTAGAATCTGACAAAAACAAAGAACATGTGataaaaaatcatctatttGTTTGCTCTTAAATGCAGATATGTAAGTAATTTTGTGaaaaataataagtaaattAGAATGAATACATGAGTaatttaaaaacatattaaGACAATTTTGATTGGATGTTCAATAAATTTtgtaaataaattagaaaaaatcaaagACAATATCAAATATAAGTGCTagaagcaatttttttttaaaaaacaaattagtTTGAGCTCACAagtaattttgtatatttttagaAGCAAAATAGATATACATATCGTAAGACTACAGTATAtacaatttttagattttatcttATTTACCTTGTCACAAACATGTAGCCCTTTCTTTCTAGTTGCCAACTTATCATACAGTAGCGTCACGTTTAAAATGCCGGAAATTGGGGCAAACAAACCGGACTGTTTAGTTGCCCAGGTCGCAAAACTTTCTGTGGCGACTGTTCACTTCGCATTTGTGTACTAGTAGCTGCGTACCGTAGCTTTGGTTCAACAAGTGGGACGTGTTGCTGCGCCACAAACGATCAGGAGCTTTGGATGCAAATTTCTTCACCTGGCATTGATAATGCTATAATAACCGGTGCACCATTTCCCATGATTTGTTTAATCCTCGTTATCTCTTCAACTAATCCCCTCGGGAGCACCACCGTTCTTAAAAGTCTCTATCATATCTTTCGCGTGACAGctaggggtgaaaatggatggcaggaaatttgaattatccaatttcgtatccgttaaaatgcgaatatgaatatccgtatccgtattcgtttctgaaatgggtactaaaatggatatatccgaattcgttttcgagattcggattcaaatgtggatatccgaattcgagatatatccgattcgtatccatatccgccaaccagggaactaaattttgctaaagttttagaaatttcagatatgaacgaaattccaacccaatcaaattggaacaatttcagtcaaatttcagttaaatttgatcaaaaatttaaatttccaacatgaattttgaataaaatttgtaaaattccggcccaatcaaagtagaacaaatttcattcgaattttatcaaatttcagtcaaattttttcaaaaatttaaattttcaacctgaatttcgaagatcgagtagatatcgaaatgcggattcgtattcgaactatccgattcgtattcgtattcgaagatatccggatccatattcgtattcggattaaaatgtggtaaatcgtactatccgaattcggttccatgcgtatccgatccgtttccatccctagtGACAGCAATCCAAATTTCCGTTCATGTCGCGAACTAAGACCGAACCCAACGGGTTCGCGTCCGGGGCTCATTCCCTTTGCGATGGAAAAACACTCGAGACGAGAATGGACGAGCACTCCCAATCGGTTCCCCTCCCAGCGCGGCGTGGGgcgggaaaggagagaggttcccTCGGGCGTGGGAACCTCTCTCCATTCCCTTTGCGCAGACGGAGAGCGGAGAACGGTTCGGCAGTTGGCGTCGCGCGCTGGTGCGGAAGCCGCAGAGAGCCGATGCGGAGGCAGCACGAGCAGGGAGGACGGAGGTGCAAGGGTCGGCGGGCCGGCGACTCGGGAGAGGGGGGCAGGTCGACCGCACGGGGACGGTAGCGTCGATGTCGGCGGAGGCTGCCAGGCGGCGTAGCGTCGAATCGACAGCAGGTACGCCCAAGCAGCCCTACCCGAGCCGTAGATTCGGGGAAGGGTAGGTCAATGGATTGGGTTCCGGCGTGTAGTTGAGGTCAGGAGGGTCGTCAGCCCTTGCGGCGCGGGGGACGGAGGAGGGGGGCAGGTGGCGCCCGCGGTAGATTGAGCGGTCGTTGGACATGGGGGAAGGACGCGAAGGTCGTCAGTATGTTGCAGCAGAGCCGAAGGTTCGGCGAGATACAGTGCACAGGCGGAGGGGTGGGGATGTGGTGGCGGAGGTCGATTGATGAGTCGTCGGACATGGGGGAAGGCCGGACGGGGTGGGCGATGGAGGCATCACAGGGGGTGCTGGGTTCTGTGCAGCGCACTacggcggaggaggtggtgggaggGCGTAATCTTTCCCTACTGGGGCGGGGTGAACTTGCGTTGCCGTCGGTGAAGGGGAGTCATCGGCCTCATGGGATTGCCGTGGTGAACTATGTAGATGGACGTGGCAGCTCTGGCGACGCTTGTCTCGTTGATGCAAGACCAAGTGCAGGATGCGGCCGACGCGTTGAAGAAGGTAGCATCCGACAACATGAGCCCAGAGAGCACACCAGCGGCCGTCGATCTGAACATGACGCTTCTACAAGTGGATGCTATTGCCGGCGATTTGGGTCAGCTAGTCTTCCAGGTGGAGGATGCGATGTGCCGGTGTTCTCTGTCTGTGTCtaccgaggaggaggacaatAGTAGCGTTGGGGACgaaggagaggcatgggcttCCTTCAACATCGccggtgtcggagggtgaactcctgtcgtagggatcccgagagacccctttttagagattcggccgggggatgatcctggaaaagcttgtttggaaaataagcgggaacggaaacaaatgcgatggctggcgggagatgattgccctaatgcgaggaaaagatgggtgcaccggggtttagacaggttcgggccgcacggaggcgtaacaccctactcctgtgtgagcgctatatttatccttgaagggaattcttcaaggatgtatctggttctaaggggagagccgtttacaaagagcttgaggctctcgtgttctagcttggcttgagctggttcgagcgtctgcgtcctcttcttcacacactttcggttccttcggtcttgttcgtcggggggtcctctctttttgtgttctccatcctttccttttataggcgcgccgacctcaacatatcctgaatgggaaagaggggatgcgaatgtcaaggtgccacggagaaaggcgtaatcatttcatctcgacgaagtgacaggggcggtggagaaatgcggcgcgcatccgaccacccgccactgtggaagccctcgggcgccataaagggggcccaccgggcagcctcagaggtgcccggtgcgcccaccctgtcttgttcttctgccagggcagggtggcaggcggagcgcttcgattctggcaacgttatcccgaggcacctggatgaaacgggacgggacccgtgcatttaatggacccacgcccccctgccagtgcatggcagggtctgacactggggcgtgggcagctgagaatgtcaggatgttaggatgtcagaccgcgcgtgcctattaaatgcggcattgggcctttgactggatgacaccctgacgacgggacccttcgggtcgtcgaatgatcttgcgcgaaccttcggggaaccgagtcctcgggggctactacgtgcagccccgagcactgtcccccgagtacttgagtgagaccttcggggaaccgagtcctcgggggctgccacgtgcagccccgagcactctctcccgagcacttcggtgggaccttcggggcaccgagtcctcgggggctgccacgtgcagccccgagcactctctcccgagcacttcggtgggaccttcggggcaccgagtcctcgggggctgccacgtgcagccccgagtactctctcccgagcacttccttcttggtatttgggctctgcggatcatcggggaactagggtgctcgggaaccagaggtggcggccccgagcaccttctcccgggacttagcttcttcttaccttgtagggtggtgacatgtggtggatggccggcctggcctcgggacttagggacccctggttctgaatacaccgacagtagcccccgggcccgttggtagccgattggacggagactgcgaatgggcccttcgtcgcgaccgaggccaaggctgtcgcggacgccatgtggcaagctttcgagaggtggcccttgcggacctagacttcaagtacgttccaacgggaaaatgagtggacgcgtatccacacaacttccgaagggtatgataaccatacgggcggcacgcgcggtcgcctcgtagatcgaggaaaatacgcctggcaaccgctgacatcgcgcgatcggcgggagattcgcctggcagttgcgccgatcgaggcgacgcttcgccgagcgaaccgttcgggcggcagttttcgaattttgagatataaaagggggaacggatcggtccgttcccctttttacgctctcttgcacttgtgctcttgccttcttcgtgctctgAAGCCTTTAGGGGATTCTCAGgcaaccggagc
This region includes:
- the LOC133908960 gene encoding transcription factor HBP-1b(c1)-like, encoding MESRRGGAAAAEDAGGAMPSFGPQHAIHTDVNIMQPSRVTDFGALAQSAGFRIEDLANLSTNTSFNLKPNTHTVNNDPLQFGSYGKPISPSHINTTAAATSAARIGPQSLTQQTGAQPNLVALTTGNIENWEELAMADSPRTDTSTDPDTDERNQMFEQGLLAGPTASDSSDRSRDKLDQKTLRRLAQNREAARKSRLRKKAYVQNLESSRLKLTQLEQELQRARQQGIFISMSGDQPQSTSGNGALAFDMEYARWLEEHNKHINELRASVNAHAGDNDLRSIVDSIMAQYNEIFRLKGVAAKADVFHVLSGMWKTPAERCFMWLGGFRSSELLKLLAGQLEPLTDQQLVGISNLQQSSQQAEDALSQGMEALQQSLAETLASGSLGPAGPSGNVANYMGQMAMAMGKLGTLENFLRQADNLRLQTLQQMQRILTTRQSARALLAISDYFSRLRALSSLWLARPRE